From Camelina sativa cultivar DH55 chromosome 20, Cs, whole genome shotgun sequence, the proteins below share one genomic window:
- the LOC104772807 gene encoding ras-related protein RABA4b — MQIVFPLLTYRYRSVKIAFYKNAMGALIVYDITKEWWLKELRDYTNRNNVTIMLVGNKSDFDDRRQVSTEEGKSFAEREKLLFIETSALDVTNIKEGFKTLMSQIYNNVTSP, encoded by the coding sequence ATGCAAATTGTTTTTCCTCTATTGACGTATAGATATAGATCGGTCAAAATCGCTTTCTATAAAAATGCTATGGGAGCTCTAATAGTATATGACATTACGAAGGAATGGTGGCTCAAAGAGCTTCGTGACTATACTAACCGCAACAATGTCACAATCATGCTCGTTGGCAATAAGTCTGATTTCGATGATCGCAGACAAGTATCAACGGAAGAGGGAAAATCATTTGCGGAGAGAGAGAAACTTTTGTTTATTGAGACATCAGCTCTTGATGTTACAAACATTAAAGAAGGATTTAAGACTTTGATGAGCCAAATTTACAATAACGTCACAAGCCCGTGA
- the LOC104772808 gene encoding uncharacterized protein LOC104772808: protein MASDDSFSSAPLSISQVVTLKLTRSNYLQWKTQLESFLSPQMLLGYVNGSLPRPASTRFVTGAAGVTEEPNPEFQKWVHNDQLVMAWILGSLSETAIRVVYSMQSAQEVWSALAKRFNSVSTTRKFKLQNKFRACLKSGKEYETVATVIEHSMDSLPTPCYEDVVFKVIAFDDKLKMYSPAPAVTLHLAFQTEKTYYDRGGSNNRGGRSGGSYRGRGNYSTRGCGFQQHGSSQNSQNRGNGVTRPTCQICGKYGHSAFDCYYR, encoded by the exons ATGGCTTCAGATGATTCTTTTTCTTCCGCTCCTCTTTCTATCTCTCAAGTTGTGACTCTCAAACTCACTAGGTCCAACTATCTCCAATGGAAAACTCAATTGGAGTCCTTTCTCTCACCTCAAATGCTCCTCGGCTACGTTAATGGCTCGCTTCCTCGCCCAGCATCCACTCGCTTTGTCACCGGTGCTGCAGGAGTTACTGAAGAGCCTAACCCGGAGTTCCAGAAGTGGGTTCATAATGACCAACTGGTCATGGCTTGGATCTTAGGATCACTCTCTGAAACCGCCATTCGAGTCGTCTATAGTATGCAGTCTGCTCAGGAGGTATGGTCTGCACTCGCTAAAAGGTTTAATAGTGTTTCTACCACTAGGAAGTTCAAACTACAGAATAAGTTTCGTGCTTGCCTTAAGTCTG GTAAGGAATATGAAACTGTTGCTACTGTGATTGAGCATTCTATGGATTCACTTCCCACTCCTTGCTATGAAGATGTAGTCTTTAAAGTTATTGCCTTTGATGATAAGCTGAAAATGTATTCTCCTGCTCCTGCTGTCACTCTGCATCTTGCCTTTCAAACTGAGAAAACATACTATGATCGGGGAGGTTCAAACAACAGAGGAGGTCGCTCTGGTGGAAGTTACAGAGGAAGAGGGAATTACTCTACTAGAGGATGCGGCTTTCAGCAGCACGGTAGCAGTCAGAACAGTCAGAACAGAGGAAATGGTGTCACAAGACCTACCTGTCAGATCTGTGGGAAGTATGGTCATAGTGCTTTTGACTGTTACTACCGCTAG
- the LOC104771657 gene encoding multiple organellar RNA editing factor 4, mitochondrial-like codes for MAMLSHRLRRVLVAAPSYFQQSFTLSRPFGFITAVSSLLPRSAVKQSTESNRTPARLFSTAQYQYDPYTGDDSFTPDNEGCDFNHWLITMNFPKDNLPSRDEMVSIFEQTCAKGLGLSLEEAKKKMYAICTTSYQGFQATMTIGEVEKFRDLPGVQYIIPDSYVDVENKVYGGDKYENGVITPGPIPVPTKEGFDSLEKGQEKAQRSETSSDQGLTPGEELAQIIEVPPDQRSLKQRRGTLALGQGQGQGSRTSIPGQGQGQSRGAGSRMPSFQRSFKQSQGTPSVGQGQTQRSEMPSFQGSVKEGQDIRIHGQGQGQQSQVPSFQGSFKQGQETPALRQGQAQGSQMPSFPSGNNQGQGKPVPGQGKGQGSQIPSNQVGYSQGQGPQTPPYQGLPNNYAQGPRQGASVHYSQGASVANFVQGTPENYNQMGQGNYSPQSFGNYGPAQGAGSPGFGHGYPGHGQGQGGQLLSPYQGSYNQGQGTPLPGQGQEGQIPSYQMGYSQGLGAPVPPYQLTPGNYGHWQFVNYNQGPPHGNFLQGPQPNYNQGGQWNYSPQNGGHYGHAQVGQWHPGPPQGQGNQMPQYQLSYNHGQGTPFPGQCRCQGCGMPSYQGSYNQGQGTQIPGQWQGQGYGMPSYQASYNQGQGAPAPPYHGNYNQATPGSYGQGTSAVKPANYNVQNGGIYGPAHGSAGNPGFAQGYTGDRQNETFQQVDQRNVAGDWSNNNPVPN; via the exons ATGGCCATGCTCTCGCACCGTCTCCGGCGAGTTCTAGTCGCCGCACCTTCCTATTTCCAACAATCCTTCACTCTATCTCGTCCCTTCGGTTTTATCACTGCCGTCTCATCGTTACTACCGAGATCCGCGGTGAAGCAATCAACGGAATCAAATCGAACTCCGGCGAGGTTGTTCTCGACGGCTCAGTATCAGTACGATCCTTACACCGGAGATGATTCGTTCACACCTGATAACGAAGGATGCGATTTTAATCATTGGTTAATCACAATGAACTTCCCCAAAGATAATCTTCCATCTAGAGATGAAATGGTTTCGATTTTTGAGCAGACTTGTGCTAAAGGACTTGGTTTAAG TTTGGAAGAAGCTAAAAAGAAGATGTATGCAATTTGCACAACGAGTTACCAAGGGTTTCAAGCAACAATGACAATAGGAGAAGTAGAAAAGTTTAGAG ATTTGCCTGGTGTGCAGTACATAATTCCTGATTCTTATGTTGATGTTGAGAATAAGGTGTATGGAG GAGATAAATATGAGAATGGAGTGATTACACCTGGGCCAATTCCTGTTCCTACTAAAGAAGGTTTTGATTCTTTGGAGAAGGGACAAGAGAAAGCTCAAAGGAGTGAAACGAGTTCAGATCAGGGTCTAACCCCAGGAGAAGAGCTAGCTCAGATAATTGAAGTGCCTCCAGATCAGAGGAGTTTGAAACAAAGGCGAGGAACTCTGGCTCTAGGACAGGGGCAAGGTCAAGGAAGTCGAACGTCAATCCCAGGACAAGGGCAAGGGCAAAGTCGAGGTGCAGGAAGTCGAATGCCTTCATTTCAACGGAGTTTCAAACAAAGCCAGGGAACTCCGTCTGTAGGTCAAGGACAAACTCAAAGAAGTGAAATGCCTTCATTCCAAGGGAGTGTCAAGGAAGGCCAAGATATACGTATTCATGGACAAGGGCAAGGTCAGCAAAGTCAAGTACCTTCATTTCAGGGTAGTTTCAAGCAAGGCCAAGAAACCCCGGCCCTAAGACAAGGACAAGCTCAAGGAAGTCAAATGCCTTCATTTCCAAGTGGTAACAACCAAGGTCAAGGAAAACCAGTCCCTGGACAAGGAAAAGGTCAAGGAAGTCAAATACCTTCTAATCAGGTGGGTTACAGCCAAGGTCAAGGACCTCAGACACCTCCATACCAAGGGTTACCAAACAATTACGCTCAAGGACCCCGTCAAGGAGCATCTGTGCATTACAGCCAAGGAGCATCTGTAGCAAACTTTGTCCAAGGGACGCCAGAAAATTACAACCAAATGGGCCAAGGGAATTACAGTCCGCAGAGTTTTGGAAACTACGGTCCTGCACAAGGAGCAGGAAGTCCAGGGTTTGGACACGGGTATCCTGGACACGGGCAAGGTCAAGGAGGTCAGTTATTGTCTCCATATCAAGGGAGTTACAACCAAGGCCAGGGAACTCCGCTACCAGGACAAGGCCAAGAAGGTCAAATACCTTCATATCAGATGGGTTACAGCCAAGGCTTGGGAGCTCCGGTGCCTCCATACCAACTAACACCAGGCAATTATGGTCATTGGCAATTTGTGAACTACAACCAAGGACCACCACATGGCAACTTTCTCCAAGGGCCCCAACCAAATTACAACCAAGGAGGTCAATGGAATTACAGTCCACAGAATGGTGGACACTATGGTCATGCACAGGTTGGACAGTGGCATCCTGGACCCCCTCAAGGCCAAGGAAATCAAATGCCTCAATATCAGCTTAGTTACAATCATGGCCAAGGCACTCCGTTCCCTGGACAATGTCGCTGTCAAGGATGTGGAATGCCTTCATATCAGGGTAGTTACAATCAAGGCCAAGGAACTCAAATCCCTGGACAATGGCAAGGTCAAGGATATGGAATGCCTTCATATCAGGCTAGTTACAATCAAGGCCAGGGAGCACCAGCGCCTCCATACCATGGAAACTACAATCAAGCAACACCAGGCAGTTATGGTCAAGGGACATCTGCAGTGAAACCAGCGAATTACAATGTGCAGAACGGTGGAATCTATGGTCCTGCACATGGATCAGCAGGAAATCCAGGATTTGCACAAGGTTATACTGGAGACCGGCAGAATGAAACATTTCAACAAGTGGATCAGAGAAATGTAGCAGGTGACTGGAGCAACAACAATCCTGTACCTAACTGA
- the LOC104771658 gene encoding protein OSB3, chloroplastic/mitochondrial encodes MNLISRTLTRVVTSSLYHSKAAKLPTQKWVISQQIRVFSATVIGNGGRKPRAKASAKPPPLISPAEEKELTPPKKIEYKPEISNWINLIGFVEQPVQFGPCSDGKFWAGTVISQRSGSKSSSFWIPIIFEGDLAQIAVQHVKKEDRIHISGKLFIDSPPPNVTYTQSNVQVMVQSLNFVQAETTIEKEVMKTISPPKKEVTSTKKQPARSKKVKVIDEETSNSWKHLIENPKEWLDHRGNKANGLVKPKHPDFKRKVGGFSLWLSTAPEWALLKLDELEFDVLVPTGNTKLKQLKGEESWKDLVQNPDQWLDNRSVKANVKAPDFIHNETGEALWMTDSPLWVLSKLPPLKKNQERPLMSNTIPQLKREESWKDLVENPSKWWDNRLDKRTPKYPDFKHKETGEGLWINNSPTWALSKLPPLKKNQESPVMA; translated from the exons ATGAATTTGATCTCTAGAACATTGACTAGAGTAGTTACTTCCTCTCTCTACCACTCGAAAGCAGCGAAGCTCCCCACTCAAAAATGGGTGATCTCTCAGCAAATCCGCGTTTTCTCAGCCACCGTCATCGGAAACGGAGGAAGGAAGCCTAGGGCTAAAGCATCAGCGAAACCGCCGCCGCTAATTTCTCCGGCGGAGGAAAAAGAACTGACTCCGCCGAAGAAGATTGAGTACAAGCCGGAGATTTCGAATTGGATCAACCTAATTGGATTCGTCGAGCAACCTGTTCAGTTCGGTCCTTGCTCCGATGGTAAATTCTGGGCTGGAACTGTAATCTCTCAGCGTTCGGGTTCAAAGTCATCTAGTTTCTG GATTCCGATTATATTTGAAGGGGATCTAGCTCAAATCGCAGTTCAACATGTAAAGAAAGAGGATCGAATTCATATTTCTGGGAAGCTGTTTATTGATTCACCTCCTCCGAATGTGACATATACTCAATCTAATGTTCAG GTTATGGTTCAGAGTCTTAACTTTGTACAAGCTGAAACTACTATTGAAAAAGAAGTTATGAAGACGATTTCACCACCTAAAAAAGAAGTAACCAGCACCAAGAAACAGCCCG CAAGATCCAAAAAGGTTAAAGTCATAGATGAAGAAACCTCTAATTCGTGGAAGCACCTTATTGAAAATCCTAAAGAGTGGTTGGATCACCGTGGGAATAAAGCTAACGGATTG GTAAAGCCAAAACATCCCGATTTCAAGAGGAAGGTTGGTGGTTTTTCTTTGTGGCTCAGCACAGCTCCTGAATGGGCTTTGCTAAAACTCGATGAGCTTGAGTTTGATGTCTTAGTACCTACAGGAAacaccaaactgaaacaacttAAAG GAGAGGAATCTTGGAAGGATTTGGTTCAGAACCCAGATCAATGGTTAGACAACCGATCAGTTAAG GCAAATGTGAAAGCTCCTGACTTCATACATAATGAGACTGGCGAAGCACTGTGGATGACTGATTCTCCTCTTTGGGTACTATCAAAATTACCACCGTTAAAGAAGAACCAAGAAAGACCTCTCATGTCCAATACAATCCCGCAGCTTAAAA GAGAAGAATCTTGGAAGGACTTGGTTGAGAACCCGAGTAAATGGTGGGATAACAGATTAGACAAG AGAACCCCGAAATACCCTGATTTCAAGCACAAGGAGACCGGTGAAGGACTGTGGATAAATAATTCTCCAACTTGGGCGCTTTCAAAGTTACCACCTTTAAAGAAGAACCAAGAAAGTCCTGTCATGGCCTAG